The genomic stretch TTATTAACAGATTGTTATGCTTGCCTAACCCCACGAAATCAAGTAAGATTAGAAGAGAACTACAAAAACAGAAACACAAAAGAGGAGCATGAGCAATTATGGATTAAAGATAATCTACAGTCATATACCTTAGAGTTCCAAACCCAAGTATGATTGATCCAATTTTGATGCAATCTCAACTCTTCATGCTCAAACAGAATTTCTTCATCTGAGCTTTTAAAGTAAACTCTGTACCTTCCTCTTGACAAGACCTTGCATATAACACCTTCCCACCAACCATCATTGTAATATGCATCAACTTCTTCATTTAGGCCAAAAGAATCAACCCTAATAATTTCCGGAGGATAAGGCCTTATGTTTCTTCTATCGACCTCCTCACACAAAAACTTCTCACCAGTCTCTGTTCTTATAGTCTTATACTGAACACAATACTTTTCATTATCCACACTTTTGACAATAGATGCAGTATACCATGAACCTTCAAATCCTTCTTCCTCGTTTCTAATCTCAACTAGTGATCCTATCTCAAATTCCTCCATTCTTTGCCCTCCATTAGAAACTGCCACATTTTGCTTATTCACAAACTGTAAAACAAACACATCATTGTAACATTACACATCAATGTGATCTCAACCACTACAAGACCAACTATGGCTATTAAAAAGTAAATTTTGACACTTGAATAAGCACCATTAAAAAGCACAAAACAAAAGCTGTTCAACCACAAATACAAAATCacccaaaaatattaattttacctTAACATTAAGAGGAGGAACCCATTGTCCATCAACCCAGTCACGGTGGGGTCTCAAGTTGGAAATCTCGAGTTCCACCTCATGATTCCCGTTCAAGCAAACAAAGAAATACGAAGAATCTTCAAAGACTTCAGTAACCAGTCCCTCCCACCAACTACCCTTATAGTAGGCGTCGACTTCTTGGCCGGCCTTAAAATACGTACAATTGTTCTCTTTGGGCGGAGACGGCCTCATAAGCGATACATCTAACTCCTCCGTCGAGGGTTTGCCCTTGTTTTTGTCGATACTGGTTTTGGTCTTTAGGGTTTTGTATTCGACAAGAAAACTGGTGGCGGAGGAGCCCCTGGCGATGATCGTTGCCGGAATGAAGTAGCCGACTGGGCTCCTGACCTCGACCTCCGCCCCTACGCTGAAGTAAGCTTCTCCTCGAATGGCAGCCATTGAAGGTTTGAACTTTGGGAGAGAAAGTTTTCTCTTTTTGATTTTTTCTTTGGTAATTTGGAGAAGATATTAGAGTGAGAGTCGTAGGGATTTGGGGTATGGGCTCGATCATATATGaaagatttgaatttgaaataagaACAAACGCGTGTCGTTTAACGGAAAATAGGGGAAGACAAAACGATAACAAAGTTCTTAGCTGAATGGCGGCTAACTGATTGATTAAACTCGTTAAACGACAAAGCTGAATGACaataaacgacatgtcgtttattATTAACACAAACGAAAACAAAGCTATAAGCTGAATGACAAtgttctgattttttttttaacgaATCACAATTGAATTTTTTTATAGTGCAGAAAATAAagtcaaacatgttattttctatGCACATACAAAAATTAGTTACGCgtataatatgtttgaacctagttttaagtactataaattattcaaatttttttaaaaatttacagatactctaaatagctacaatatatacgatcATAAACAAAATTTGCATCGAAAATTATTCACAGGTGAGGAATACAAAATAATCTCATTGAATTACTCTTTTTCAAGCCCCCACATAGaaattcccttttttttttttttttattgtagtgacttttttataataatatctatatagcccaaataagtatatatatttatatatagtacCATTATAGTAGTGATTATTTTTAATCACTATTTAtagttatttttagtatttttggtaCATAAGAACTTTAATTTTTTACATGACGGTGTATAATATAGTAACAAGGGACTTCTCAAAAATTCCCAAGAAATTCTTAATAATTTAGGATGTCGAAATTTCAAACAGCTTATTGCACACGTGTTTATTTCAATATTTATATGTGCGTGCAATAAGTTATTTAAATCTTGATTTCGGCATTTTAAATTATCcgaaattttatgaaaatttaataGTAGTCTCCTATAACTACATTATATATCAtcatgtaaaataaataaagttactaACTTATACATATAccgaaaatactaaaaatacctaTATCACTACCCCAAAAATTTTCATTATGTAAACACACATCAATTTTGAAACAACCAGTGACACTTAATTATAGCATTTGCAAAGAGAAAATTGATTGTCTATGGTGACAGATATGAAAAATTATAACTTTTATAATTGCAGCACATCCATTAATGTTGACGAATTTAATCCGAAATGTTATATAAAACATCACCAGTTTCGAGCTAACAGAAGAAATTTGTGATGAACGATTATTAGTGCATCCAATTTATACCTATTTAATGTAAATATAagcttaaaaataattaaatggcTGATACATTTGGTCAATAATAATAAGGATTAGCTCTTGAATAATTTGTTGTCTATATTTTGTGTAGTTTGCCTACTTGGGTTCATGTCCAGTAATAAATTGCAATGATTTATATGTAAAATCACTACAAAAAAACAAGACCTATACTTAGAACAAATGTCATCGATAGAAGCccaaatgttctcggtatagcctATACCGAGACCATGTCGTCGGTATAAAGTCCTCGGTACATCCGCGTCGGTAAAACAAAACTTCTACCGACGACAATCAagatgttctcggtataggttttaccgaggacaatgtcctcggtatagagtGAAAAATGTCATCGGCACAACCAACTCCAATTTGTCATCTTAATGGTATATACCGAGGGCTTAATGGTATATACTGAGGACAATGTCCTTGGTATAGACTAaagcagattttttttttatttgtaatatttatcccttatttatttatttatttaatttgaattaaatataaaaaaatagaataaaattaaaacacttatattaaacatataaataaaaaaacataagagtatgtttgcttaatcaaaataaagagttgtcttaaacatgataatgtaatagtctattgtaataaaattcatacataactcctactgagtcggtgctccaacattgggatcatcgggtggtggtggggcacaatGAGATctcggggtgatacaatgagtccggacatgctcctctaactgtcgaagacgctctctcatctcagacatctcttcatctctagtttgtgaatgACGAAAATCAAATAGAGTTCgatcccttatgttaaggatacgtccatatcctttctggtgaccccgtcgttttccgaaaacagtttgtaccaaagatatgtcttcatcttcaggcgcactcgaaactggtgtgaaactctcagtatcagttgtctgtgtctgctgtgtgtcgcgatatgcacgcaattcctcctatgatacaatgtataatgtaattatgttttgtaaacaaacaattaaaattttgaaaaatgtttaaaaaaacttaacgtacccaagtatttttggctgtctctgtcacccaccctgtgcctgatttatggtgagtatccatccagctatccgggatgggcTCAAGTtccccagtctctaaattgcgctgtcacgtacatatatttttataaaattaataattaaacgaaaataagaaaaacaaactaaaaaatattaattaactaacttttttatagcgcagggctgggattgactgagaatctccatagctaagctctttcagtttcttcctattttccttgttgaccacagaacgtttctgcaaaaagttatcgttagtaatatatttaattaagatagttaagtttagcaagaaattaataccataaTTTCTGGGCGTCGGAAAAATTCAAAGGCTTTTTTccactgcgtatccgtgcaaccaccataacgattttgtggcccattaatcgtcaaatgctctttaatatcgtacttccagtcagaatactttttagcacacgaagtatcaatgcctctcaagatcccaggcatatgcccttctccatatctagtacgcctaatatcaaacaaatcatcccaatttataaacatttattagtaaatatgatatataacataaaatgagaattaacataaaaatacataaactacttacttccaaatgtgcaagtattctttctttcgaggcatttggtacttttgaccattgaggacagtccggatctgtgtactgtcgaacaagtaatccgagctctcttgagaaatttgaactgtaatctccgatctctttatatgttctcccccaCACATCCCACTTGAGAGGGAGAGGATGCCCCAACTGTTCCCTtttttcccgcgtgttcaatcctttatggcgtccacgtttgtttggaggcattattgtatgcaaattcaatattttaaaattaatatggattaattgttaaaatttaaggagtatatcaatgtgtaaagtattacctcgtttacaatcagctgggatatctgacggtccacgtggaggatcgtatcctccaccatcacccccgtgagatcgagcaataatatcagccatatctgtcaaattaatcgatattaaaattacatttatcggttaaaaatgactatataaaattatttattattaaaaataattacttcaacatattataaaatcaccacttaattatcactataataatcttcactatcattatcggtttctatgtgttcatcttcctcttcatcatcttcatattcaacttcctcctcctcctcctccacttcctcttcctcctcctcctcttcttcttccatttcctcctccctctcctcctcaattgcaacattatctatctcaacaaattgtaatcgagcccccgtacgttcaaagctgatttgtggcaacggtccaagatcaacgaataattggaaTTTAGAGGAACTAATgtcgtgcataacatctacttctacatcctccgcttgttcttcaactagtgggatgtcccacacatttctgtgatgcacttcttggacgactttctaatgagatttatttttaaggtcttcaatgtagaaaacttggttagtctgagttgctaagataaatttatcatctttgaaggcctccgaactggttttgatacttgttatgttttgctcaaactttaatcctgaagaccgattagtgtcaaaccatttgcacttaaataatacaacagaacaaccagaaagatatgacatcactaaaacttcttccaactggCCGTAATAAGTACTATTTTCGACACCCGCTATggagactccactattttgagttttgcgattcttgtccctgtcataacacaaaaatcttacTACATTTACAACACACTCAGGGTACGACGCAACACGAGTTGAAGAACCGTTtgctaaagagattaattcttcatGTACTTCCAAAGATCCTGTTTgtcgaagatgataaatcttattataaaaccaattaggaaattcctctctatgtaattggtctaggttttAAACACCTCTAGTCTGCAGAATTTCCCTATGCTCTCtgcaacaaacaaaaacaaccaatttaagagctactaataagtgttataataaacatgcaatgaaATGATGAACTACTTTTATTACTTACCGAAGATATGGCAATATCTCATTGCAGTTGTTTAGAATATACCAATCCGctattttcttcacttcatcCTCCAAAATTGTCAAGgatttcttaccaattggacgaccctgagatcgaaagaccgacatctttttaagttatggaccaacatctacatttcggtctggacgattgaactttgtctcaacacctttcaagtacatggagcaaaatgttaatgcctcatcaaccacatatccttctgctattgaCCCCTCTGGATGTGCTTTATTATGAAcatagttcttcaattttttcatatacctttcaaaaggatacatccacctcatgtgaaccggtcctccaagtattgcttcttctggtaaatgtattagtagatggaccatgatatcgaaaaaagcaggtgggaaaatattttctaacttgcaaacaatctcaactattgaagttttgactttttctaaatctgagacttttagagttctcgcacaaatgagcttgaagaaagtgcataactcaataatagttgtactcatcgatttctctagaaatgcatgcacaccaactagcaaaaggcgttgcataatgatgtgacaatcatgcgatttcaaaccagtgatcttattgtcattatcaatcacatttttccttaggttagatccaaaaccatcttgaaacttcactgatttaagaaatcgacaaaacttttggcgatcttcaacagtgaaagtgaatttggccgcaagcttttgtatccgaccattcaacttcctcagctgtaactctggtttcatcttcatcttctccaagtctactctggcactaactgtgtctttggtcttattctccagcccaactattgtgcctactaaactgtcgcacacatttttctcaacatgcataacatctaaattgtgtcgcaacattatgttggcccaatatgggagctcaaaaaatatactttttttttccgccaacctacttgctcttttgtacgctttcttttttggccgccataactgacatgcttaccaggaagagaatcgggtataaaactcatttgtgtgaacatttcttgcatggttaatggctttggtggtaatcttttttcaacgacaccatatgtcttcttgtcccttctaatggcatgtttgattggtaaaaaatgtctatgaccataaaaagcaaccttcttttgtaaacaaatagatggtgttgccacattgcaagtagagcaagcatgataaccttggccagtccatccagaaaggctactccttgctgggtaattgtttatagtccacatcaaagctgcCCGAAGAGTGAAGAAACTGCCATCGACTACATCTCGAGTCTGTACACCagtcacccataattcttttaactcatcaatcaatggtcttaagaaaacatcaaaatcttttcctggcgaatgaggtcccggaattaataagctcaatatgaaattagtttctctcatgcacaaccatggtggcaagttatatgtcgtcaacactaccggccacatactataagaaagactcatattaccaaagggattgaatccatctgcagccaatccaagccgcacattcctgggttccattgcaaatgttggattatttcggtcaaagtccttccaagctttcccatcagcaggatgacgcaatacaccatcttcttttatatgttgctcgtgatgccatctcatatgttgagcaatgtgcctcgatgcatattttcgcattaacctaggggttaaaggaaaataacgcatcactttatgaggcactttctttcccttggtgttcttgtccacccatcgatcctccccacaaacaggacatttgctttttccatcatgttctttccaaaacagtgcgtaatcatgcttgcagacatggattgactcgtagcccaatccaagtttctGCAACAACTTTTTCGctgcataatgcgattttggaagcttatttggagctggaaatgcatcatgtaacaactccagcattccatcaaatattttgttgggaatttttcccaacactttgaaatgcattaacttcactaggaaattcaatgatgtgtaattttgacacccggggaataatggagcctcgatctcagcaaacaaatcgttataatgttgtCCATCCCTGTAGtctgttgtaggtatctcttgatcgcgctcattctcttcatattcgtcattgtcattttgcataagatcattgagaacatccatcatttcatcttcatcattttgatctatcactttcctcattggtattatttcatcctctccatgccaatgccaattggtatatttccgtagaaaaccatttacaaagagatgattttcgaatacatcaatcgtctgaaattcaacgttgacacacctcctacacgtACATTTCACCAATCCTCTTAAGTCAACGCACTACCgagctctctggagaaaatccatcacaccagcttcatactcatcggataatcgatctgtcaaattaatccagctcttgtcgatcgacattgtatgaatgtagcactgcacggaacactaatcatcaaacttacaatcaatttgtgtgtctgtcctaattcagagagaggcaaatgtaagagtcttcaatcactcaccctctctgaacgggtctaaggcttcttgtgatgaacactaaaaaaatataatattatcactaggtgataataataCTATcttatctttggtaataatttcttattaccaaagaaaaaagcaaataaaattaaatatgtttttttttaatgtcttatgctctttgaagttaattatgttggtttatgatatctaactataatatatttcagtgtaaatattattaaaattatttaaatttgacttatttttttctaacttcaaattttaattttaataatgattaacattgtgtttaaaattgatttcctaaaaatataattgttaattttatttttacatattaattcagtatttattaaataacatattttacttatgctttattgaatagttttataaatttacacaaattttttaagatttgtttaaatcgttagaattactttaagatttattacttatttaaataaaatttcaagattaatgtttatttttattaaaatttggttgcataatgttattgttaattttatttaatcataattaaaaatatattatacaacttatcaattcactatttcttaaattagaaattttattgagtacttttaattctataaaaaattgggcagcataacgactgtattttcatatatcccaaaatttaaaaacttgcaaataacacataaaaaaatatacagtcgcagaacatacacaaagcaatacaaatacattgcaaatgactatataatttataattattactctaaattttattaattattcaattttcta from Humulus lupulus chromosome 5, drHumLupu1.1, whole genome shotgun sequence encodes the following:
- the LOC133834332 gene encoding protein AGENET DOMAIN (AGD)-CONTAINING P1-like isoform X2; its protein translation is MAAIRGEAYFSVGAEVEVRSPVGYFIPATIIARGSSATSFLVEYKTLKTKTSIDKNKGKPSTEELDVSLMRPSPPKENNCTYFKAGQEVDAYYKGSWWEGLVTEVFEDSSYFFVCLNGNHEVELEISNLRPHRDWVDGQWVPPLNVKFVNKQNVAVSNGGQRMEEFEIGSLVEIRNEEEGFEGSWYTASIVKSVDNEKYCVQYKTIRTETGEKFLCEEVDRRNIRPYPPEIIRVDSFGLNEEVDAYYNDGWWEGVICKVLSRGRYRVYFKSSDEEILFEHEELRLHQNWINHTWVWNSK
- the LOC133834332 gene encoding protein AGENET DOMAIN (AGD)-CONTAINING P1-like isoform X1, yielding MAAIRGEAYFSVGAEVEVRSPVGYFIPATIIARGSSATSFLVEYKTLKTKTSIDKNKGKPSTEELDVSLMRPSPPKENNCTYFKAGQEVDAYYKGSWWEGLVTEVFEDSSYFFVCLNGNHEVELEISNLRPHRDWVDGQWVPPLNVKFVNKQNVAVSNGGQRMEEFEIGSLVEIRNEEEGFEGSWYTASIVKSVDNEKYCVQYKTIRTETGEKFLCEEVDRRNIRPYPPEIIRVDSFGLNEEVDAYYNDGWWEGVICKVLSRGRYRVYFKSSDEEILFEHEELRLHQNWINHTWVWNSKQ